From a region of the Ficedula albicollis isolate OC2 chromosome 1A, FicAlb1.5, whole genome shotgun sequence genome:
- the PRICKLE1 gene encoding prickle-like protein 1 — protein MPLEMEPKANNLVYGCQRSSTSDDDSGCALEEYAWVPPGLRPEQVQLYFACLPEEKVPYVNSPGEKHRIKQLLYQLPPHDNEVRYCQSLSEEEKKELQMFSSQRKKEALGRGTIKLLSRAVMHAVCEQCGTKVNGGEVAVFASRAGPGVCWHPSCFVCFTCNELLVDLIYFYQDGKIHCGRHHAELLKPRCSACDEIIFADECTEAEGRHWHMKHFCCLECETILGGQRYIMKDGRPFCCNCFESLYAEYCETCGEHIGVDHAQMTYDGQHWHATETCFSCAQCKTSLLGCPFLPKQGQIYCSKSCSLGEDVHASDSSDSAFQSARSRDSRRSVRMGKSSRSADQCRQSLLLSPALNYKFPGLSDNADDTLSRKLDDLSLSREEAGFVNEDFWKGRVEQEMPEDPEEWAEHEDYMTQLLLKFGDKSLFQQPTEVDIRSSEHWISDSMVKSKLDLKKNNPSLASKKYQSDMYWAQSQDGLGDSAYGSHPGPASSRKIQELDMEHGASGYKHDQTPWYGGSLECLSDLKQQEQSVRDSMDSLALSNITGASMDGEGKPRPSLYSLQTFQELEVEDCEKMSNMGTLNSSMLHRSTESLKSLSSELCQEKVLPEEKPVHVPVLRRSKSQSRPQQVKFSDDVIDNGSYENLEIRQPPMSERTRRRVYHFEERGNRPSHHRRRSRKSRSDNALNLATERRCSPRERFRYYSPQDHEKFIQNRSSRELRAYIQNAELYGQYAHTRSDYALRNQVVDKFFGLYGEEDDSWCSTSSSSSDSEEEGYFLGQPIPQPRPLRYPYYTDDLSGPTTALSSSQFGQRTTKSKKKRGHKGKNCIIS, from the exons ATGCCATTGGAGATGGAGCCCAAAGCCAATAACCTCGTTTATGGGTGTCAGCGGAGCTCAACCTCTGACGATGACTCTGGCTGTGCCTTGGAGGAATATGCCTGGGTCCCCCCAGGCCTCAGACCAGAGCAG GTCCAGCTGTATTTTGCCTGCTTGCCAGAGGAGAAGGTCCCTTACGTTAACAGCCCTGGAGAGAAGCACCGGATTAAACAACTTCTCTATCAGCTGCCACCCCACGATAACGAG GTGAGATACTGCCAGTCGTTAagtgaggaggagaagaaggagctgcagatgtTCAGTTCTCAGCGCAAAAAGGAGGCGCTGGGACGAGGCACTATTAAACTGCTCTCCAGAGCAGTGATGCACGCCGTCTGTGAGCAG TGCGGTACAAAAGTAAACGGCGGTGAAGTTGCAGTTTTTGCCTCAAGAGCTGGGCCTGGTGTGTGCTGGCATCCCTCCTGTTTTGTGTGCTTCACATGCAACGAGCTTCTTGTGGACCTTATCTACTTCTACCAAGATGGAAAAATTCACTGTGGCAGACACCACGCTGAACTTCTCAAACCTCGATGTTCAGCCTGCGATGAg ataatttttgcTGATGAATGTACAGAAGCTGAAGGTCGCCACTGGCACATGAAACACTTCTGTTGCCTCGAGTGTGAAACAATCCTGGGTGGACAGAGGTACATCATGAAGGATGGGCGGCCGTTCTGCTGTAACTGTTTTGAGTCTCTCTATGCAGAATACTGTGAGACCTGTGGGGAACACATTG gTGTTGACCATGCTCAGATGACCTACGACGGACAGCACTGGCACGCCACAGAAACTTGCTTCTCTTGTGCTCAGTGCAAGACCTCTTTGCTTGGCTGCCCTTTCCTTCCAAAGCAAGGGCAGATTTACTGTTcaaagagctgcagcctgggagaggaTGTTCATGCCTCCGACTCCTCTGATTCCGCGTTTCAGTCTGCTCGATCCAGAGATTCCAGGAGGAGTGTCCGCATGGGCAAGAGCAGCCGCTCGGCCGACCAGTGCCGCCAGTCTCTCCTCCTGTCACCAGCCCTCAATTACAAATTCCCTGGCCTTTCAGATAATGCTGATGACACTCTTTCTCGTAAGCTGGATGATTTAAGCCTTTCAAGGGAAGAGGCGGGCTTTGTTAATGAAGACTTCTGGAAAGGAAGAGTAGAGCAAGAAATGCCTGAAGACCCTGAAGAATGGGCTGAACATGAAGACTACATGACTCAACTTCTTCTGAAGTTTGGCGATAAAAGCCTCTTCCAGCAACCCACTGAAGTGGACATTAGATCAAGTGAACACTGGATTTCTGATAGCATGGTCAAGAGCAAGTtggacttgaaaaaaaataatccaagcCTAGCAAGTAAGAAGTATCAGTCAGACATGTACTGGGCCCAGTCACAAGATGGTTTGGGAGACTCTGCATATGGCAGCCATCCaggccctgccagcagcaggaaaatccaggagCTAGACATGGAACATGGGGCCTCAGGATACAAACATGATCAAACACCATGGTATGGAGGTTCACTCGAATGTTTGTCTGACCTGAAACAGCAAGAACAAAGTGTTCGAGACTCAATGGATTCCTTGGCTTTGTCCAACATAACAG GGGCTTCAATGGATGGAGAAGGCAAGCCACGGCCATCTCTCTACTCTTTACAAACTTTCCAAGAACTGGAAGTGGAGGACTGTGAGAAGATGAGCAACATGGGAACTCTGAATTCTTCAATGCTCCATCGGAGCACTGAGTCCTTGAAGAGTCTGAGCTCAGAGTTGTGTCAGGAAAAAGTGTTGCCAGAGGAAAAGCCGGTGCATGTGCCTGTACTGAGACGATCTAAATCCCAGTCTAGACCACAACAAGTGAAGTTTTCAGACGATGTTATTGATAATGGAAGTTATGAGAATCTTGAAATACGTCAGCCTCCAATGAGTGAAAGGACTCGTAGGCGTGTTTACCATTTTGAAGAGCGTGGAAATCGGCCTTCTCACCATCGCAGAAGAAGCAGGAAGTCTCGTTCAGATAATGCACTTAATCTGGCCACAGAAAGAAGATGCTCTCCAAGAGAGAGATTTCGTTATTACTCCCCTCAGGATCACgaaaaatttattcagaatAGAAGCTCGCGTGAGCTTCGGGCCTATATTCAAAATGCGGAGCTGTACGGACAATATGCCCATACCAGGTCTGACTATGCACTGCGGAACCAGGTGGTTGATAAGTTTTTTGGGTTGTATGGTGAGGAAGATGACTCCTGGTGTTCAACTTCATCCTCATCATCTGATTCTGAAGAGGAAGGATATTTTCTAGGACAGCCAATTCCACAGCCACGGCCATTGAGATATCCATACTATACAGATGATCTTTCTGGTCCAACTACTGCGTTATCTAGTTCTCAGTTTGGACAGAGGACAACCAAATCAAAGAAGAAGAGGggacacaaaggaaaaaattgcattataTCTTAA